AGAAACAGAGTTAATCACTCTTTTTGGCGAGCTCTGCTTCAGTCCCTTGCCAGGTGTCCTTCTGCGCAATTATTAGAACTACTGTAATTTGTTTTCTTGTACATTGAGCAGATTGAGTCGTGACACAACCACTCATTTAGACGCAGAACTGTAATATTAACCAAGAAATGGATATCAGTAACGAGGCCAGTGTTGATCCTTTTTCAATAGGACCTTCAACCATTGTTGGTCGGACAATAGCTTTTAGAATTTTGTTCTGCAAGTCAATCTCACATATGAGACATCAAATACTTCGCGTGTTGTTGAGTCTTTTCTATAGATTCAGGGACTTTGTGACACCCATGTTAGCATGGTTGCATCCCCGGAACTCGCAAGGGATATTGGCAATGGTGACAATAATTGCCTTCTTGGTGAAACGATACACAAATGTAAAACAGAGGGCTGAAATGGCTTATCGGAGAAatttttggagaaatatgatgagAACTGCATTGACTTATGAGGAATGGGCTCATGCTGCGAAGATGCTAGATAAAGAGACCCCAAAGATGAATGAATCATACCTATATGATGAAGAATTGATGAGGAACAAGCTTCAAGAGCTCCGCCATCGTCGCCAAGAAAGATCTCTGAGAGATATAATCTTTTGCATGCGAGCCGACCTTATCAGAAATCTTGGCAATATGTGCAACCCTGAGCTTCACAAAGGTAGGCTTCAAGTGCCCAAACTCATAAAGGAATACATCATTGAGGTTTCAACTCAATTGAGAATGGTTTGTGATTCGGATTCAGAGGAGCTATTATTAGAAGAGAAGCTTGCTTTCATGCATGAAACAAGGCATGCCTTTGGGAGGACAGCTTTACTTTTGAGTGGGGGTGCTTCCCTAGGAGCTTTTCATGTTGGCGTGGTTAAAACACTGGTTGAGCATAAGCTTTTGCCCCGGATAATTGCTGGCTCTAGTGTAGGATCCATTATGTGTGCTGTGGTTGCCACTAGATCATGGCCTGAGCTGCAAAGTTTTTTTGAGGATTCTCTGCACTCATTGCAGTTTTTTGATCAGATGGGTGGGATTTTTACTGTAGTGAAGAGGGTCATGACACAAGGGGTTGTTCATGAAATTAGGAAGTTGCAAATGATGCTTAGGCATCTAACAAGTAACCTTACATTTCAAGAAGCTTATGACATGACAGGTCGAATTCTTGGTATAACGGTTTGCTCCCCAAGGAAGCATGAACCACCTAGATGCCTTAACTACTTGACTTCACCTCATGTTGTCATATGGAGTGCAGTGACTGCTTCTTGTGCCTTCCCTGGCCTCTTTGAGGCCCAGGAGCTGATGGCTAAGGATAGAAGCGGAGAGATTGTTCCTTATCATCCACCATTCAATCTGAATCCTGAGGAGGGCTCTGGCACTCATGTGCGTCGCTGGAGGGATGGTAGCCTAGAGATAGATTTACCTATGATGCAATTGAAAGAACTGTTCAATGTGAATCATTTTATTGTCAGTCAGGCAAATCCTCATATAGCACCATTATTGAGGATGAAGGAATTTGTGAGAGCCTACGGAGGCAACTTTGCTGCCAAGGTATGTAAATATCAATCGGGTGTATCTCTATTTTTTCTGGCTGATGTTTCTGTATACGCCGATGATATTCTGGGTTATAGTGTTCATCGCCAACATAAAGTCCTCATAAAAATGGTCCCTCGACTCCTCCTTTCTCAATTCTTCTTTTACTTCTTCCCTTATacccaaccccaaccccttcTTTTGTGGTGTTTAATAATACTTtgtgaaaaaaaactaaagaaatgaGAGTAACAAACAATGTGCTTGAGTTTGGACTAAAGTTTCCCATTTGACCATTCAACACGTAGCTATCTGATATCCTGTAAACGTTATCAGGACTGGTTCTCTGTTTCTATGATTATAGATGCATTTAATGAGTCGTTGCTACTTGGTACTAGTAGAATAAAGCTTTCTGGAGTTGCATGGCTGACATTTTGTTAAGGTAATCATAGCTTTTCCTCCCCTCCAAACCATCTCGTAGGTACAAGGAGATTgattgtgactggttggttcTCCAAAATGTTACATTCcacattttctttctccctttccagttttcttcccctgtTTTAATATATCGTAGAGTTTCCACTTTCTTCTTTAggcattttgtttttgttcttccTTGTACTAGGGTGGCAACCTTTCTTTCCATTTCGTTTTGCTtcatttaattggtttttattggggcgttattttaaaagtttataacttgtgaaatgaaaaatattagaaatcaGGTGAAATGTTATTTTGTTGCATCAATGGTTCAAGCTGGTGTTTGGATTGAGAGTTGATGCGCAAGGCTTACATTATATGATCTTAAGAAGAAAATTTGGGTCCAAATGGTTGGGTTGAGGCACAAATAGTTGATAAAGGTCCgagagattttattttattttatttatatgtgatgCATGGGATAGTTACACTCGGTTGGAATGTCATAGCACCTCCACTTGAGTGGAATATCATGGCACGGTTTTAATGTAACGGCAGAAAACATTGTTGTTAATTTGGATCACTGTGCTGCAGCTCAAATATGTTTTCCAAAAGTCTTGATAATTTGTAGCAGTGTCTCATCTTGTTTCATTAAGCTGCACCTGATATGGAGCATGGGAAAATTTGGTCTGAATTATGGGCTCATTGATCTACCCCTAGTGGTTATTGATTTCAGTCATCTaatctgtttttgttttcgttttaatttattctgtcatttttggaaaatgaaagtAATATTCTTAATGTTTGATGGTGTAGCTTGCCCATCTCACCGAGATGGAGGTGAAACACAGATGCAACCAGGTACTGGAACTTGGTTTCCCTTTAGGTGGACTTGCCAAGCTCTTTGCTCAAGATTGGGAGGGTGATGTCACCGTTGTTATGCCTGCCACGCTCGCTCAGGTACGTGCAAAGAAAAGGTTTAAATTGCAGTTTGGCATTTTCCATCTGAATGACCTAAACTTTCTCCGAAGTTCGTTTAATTAAGCACtcaaatgtttaaaatgaaagttGTTGAATACTTGAAAGTTGAGCATCAGAAGCCTAGcctcaaacttgtatttgtttTCATCAATTGGAAAATTGTCAATGACACCAAAGTGATTGACTGGCAATTTTTTCTTCCACTTATTCTTGTCCAGTActcaaaaattatacaaaacccATCATCCGTGGACCTTCAAAAGGCAGCAAATCAAGGAAGAAGGTGCACTTGGGAGAAGCTCTCGGCAATAAAAGCAAACTGTGGGATTGAGCTCGCTCTTGATGAGTGTGTTGCAA
This genomic interval from Carya illinoinensis cultivar Pawnee chromosome 10, C.illinoinensisPawnee_v1, whole genome shotgun sequence contains the following:
- the LOC122279149 gene encoding triacylglycerol lipase SDP1-like; protein product: MDISNEASVDPFSIGPSTIVGRTIAFRILFCKSISHMRHQILRVLLSLFYRFRDFVTPMLAWLHPRNSQGILAMVTIIAFLVKRYTNVKQRAEMAYRRNFWRNMMRTALTYEEWAHAAKMLDKETPKMNESYLYDEELMRNKLQELRHRRQERSLRDIIFCMRADLIRNLGNMCNPELHKGRLQVPKLIKEYIIEVSTQLRMVCDSDSEELLLEEKLAFMHETRHAFGRTALLLSGGASLGAFHVGVVKTLVEHKLLPRIIAGSSVGSIMCAVVATRSWPELQSFFEDSLHSLQFFDQMGGIFTVVKRVMTQGVVHEIRKLQMMLRHLTSNLTFQEAYDMTGRILGITVCSPRKHEPPRCLNYLTSPHVVIWSAVTASCAFPGLFEAQELMAKDRSGEIVPYHPPFNLNPEEGSGTHVRRWRDGSLEIDLPMMQLKELFNVNHFIVSQANPHIAPLLRMKEFVRAYGGNFAAKLAHLTEMEVKHRCNQVLELGFPLGGLAKLFAQDWEGDVTVVMPATLAQYSKIIQNPSSVDLQKAANQGRRCTWEKLSAIKANCGIELALDECVAILNHMRRLKRSAERAAASSHGLAGTAKFNASKRIPSWNCIARENSTGSLEEDLLADVSPSFLQGVGGSTGGGPTSKNLRAHHNMHDGSDSESDSVDLNSWTRSGGPLMRTTSAEMFIHFVQNLDIDAELNRGLIANRNSAVLQIAGNNQYYHGPRVTTPDRSPEGTEFDQRDLFNRVSSNSSSLTVTEGDLLQPERTHNGIVFNVVKKEDLTVSTRSHDAESYNSDVPECVQLDCLEKEIDASSASEYGDDNVTTTNSLNIPESTSRDDSGIDGGGSQHVTDS